A single Stutzerimonas stutzeri DNA region contains:
- the murB gene encoding UDP-N-acetylmuramate dehydrogenase → MTLLIEPNRSLKAFNTFAVEARAARFTEAHDDKDVTEALAEARRLGLPLWVLGGGSNLVLTTDVEALVLRMASQGMRLLEDDGERVVIEAEAGEAWHPFVLRSLALGLSGLENLSLIPGTVGAAPIQNVGAYGVEIKDVFDGLTALDRATGRLVEFGLQACAFGYRDSLFKRQAGRYIILRVRFALRRTAHLKLEYGPLRQWLDQHAIDAPGPLDVSRAVCAIRSEKLPDPRVLGNAGSFFKNPLVSRSVADALLARFPDMVAFAQDDGQVKLAAGWLIERAGWKGYRDGDAGVHRLQALVLVNYGRATGQQIVDLAQRIQADIAERFGVQLEIEPNIV, encoded by the coding sequence ACCGAGGCGCATGACGATAAGGATGTAACCGAGGCGCTCGCGGAGGCGCGACGCCTTGGTCTGCCGTTATGGGTGCTCGGCGGCGGCAGCAACCTGGTCCTTACCACTGATGTGGAGGCGCTGGTATTGCGCATGGCCAGCCAAGGTATGCGGCTGCTCGAGGACGACGGTGAACGGGTTGTGATCGAGGCGGAGGCGGGGGAAGCCTGGCATCCGTTCGTGTTGCGCAGCCTGGCGCTCGGCCTGTCCGGTCTGGAAAATCTCAGCCTGATTCCGGGGACGGTCGGCGCCGCACCGATCCAGAATGTCGGCGCATATGGCGTCGAGATCAAAGACGTCTTCGACGGGCTGACGGCGCTGGACCGTGCAACGGGACGTCTGGTTGAGTTCGGTCTGCAGGCATGCGCGTTCGGCTATCGCGACAGCTTGTTCAAACGTCAGGCCGGGCGCTACATCATTCTTCGGGTGCGCTTCGCGCTGCGGCGCACGGCGCACCTCAAGCTCGAATACGGACCACTGCGGCAGTGGCTTGATCAGCACGCTATCGATGCTCCAGGCCCGCTGGATGTGAGCCGTGCGGTCTGTGCGATTCGTAGCGAAAAGCTGCCTGATCCGCGGGTGCTGGGCAATGCCGGCAGTTTCTTCAAGAACCCGCTGGTTTCTCGGTCGGTGGCTGATGCGCTGCTGGCTCGATTCCCGGATATGGTCGCGTTTGCGCAAGACGATGGGCAGGTCAAGCTGGCGGCTGGCTGGTTGATCGAGCGCGCCGGCTGGAAAGGCTATCGGGACGGTGATGCGGGCGTGCACAGGCTGCAGGCGCTGGTGCTCGTCAACTATGGTCGGGCCACCGGCCAGCAGATAGTGGACCTGGCCCAGCGCATCCAGGCTGACATTGCCGAGCGTTTTGGCGTGCAGTTGGAAATAGAGCCGAACATCGTCTGA